The DNA region CCTCAGCTTTTCAGCTGAGGGTCAGATTCATAATTCCAGCAGCCATCAAAGTAATAACATATAGCTGCTTACCCCATATTTTGCTGGCCTGCCTGGTAAGACCTGCAAAGGCTAGCAGAAGCCCTTTTTCCATGTTCTCTTCTAACTCTAATGTCtcttgtttggggggggggggggggcaggtgggTTGATAATTTGTAATTTTAGTTTCAGAAGTGTAACATTATAGCTGAAaagattttcagtttttctgcccTGTGTCTTCtggatttcttctctttgcttttcagATCTCTTCTGTAGAAATGTTATCCCGCCTCGGGTttgagagtgagaaagaaaggctGCTCAGAGCCAGCCAGGATCTGTATGACTTAGTGTGCATGTATATCTCTTCGACCAACACAATATTCCGGATCCTCAATGAGCACCTTGGCACCAACTTCCCAATCatttcagttaaagaaaactTCAGCGTTAAAGAGAACCTGCAGCTTCTAGTCAATGCTTTGAAAGAGATGCAAGTCATTGTGGAAACAAAAGACAAAGATGTGCAGGAAAAAATCAGCCACAGTTTGTATGCTAAGATTGCTGGTCCCATCACCTCTCTACAGGATAAGATCGCTACAGTAAAGGATCTTTATGAGAATTATAAGGGGGTTTTAGAAAGCATCATGGGCGCGCTCATTGCAGTGACGTTGAAACATGGCAAACTCCCTGACACAGTAGAGTCTGCTATTCATCAGTTATTGAATTCTCCTGCCTTATGCCTCCAAGTATCGGAAATTCTCATGGACTATGCTGATATTGCTGAGATACTGCCACAAATTGAAGCACTGAGTACCACAAAAGGCAGCTCCTCTTCAAGGGATACACCTGAAAAGGTCAAGTCTCGCTCtcaatcctcctcctcttcacttCTTACTTTCATAGAGCTTGTTCTTCGAGGACACAAATCTGTAAAGAAAAGCCTGAAAATAGCAGCTGACTACCTAGAAGAGGCTGTCAGGGTGCTAAGGGCACCTTGTGAAGCATTCCATTCCTTTGTTAAAATGGTTGAGGCCTTCATCCCACTGATAACAGATAAGTTGCAGGAGACATAAATGTGTTGACTATCAGAAATCCATTTTGATTCCATTTATTCTCACACAACGAAGAGTTTGAACATGTTCAAACACACATACAGAAGGTATCTGCAGCAGCTGCTTCTaatcttttcagtctttttttggTATCTTTGAACATTTAGGGGTCAAAATCAAGTTCTGTTGGTTTATTATTTGAAATCACTGGTAAACCGAAATCAACAAGAATGTAGCATGAACTATAGATAGAAAGCAAGCATGTAGTAAAATACCTCTATATTAAATCTGTTTTAACTTTCTGGGCAAGCATGTCTGAGGATTTCAGGAACAGTAGTTAGGTTGACAGAAAATGTTACTAGATTTTAGATTGATGGCACCTGCCATTGCTGACACCTAAATCTGATACCTGAAATGCTGAATCTCAGGCTGCCCCTTTCAAGCTGCTAAAAGCTGAAAGCACCTAAATTCCCTAACTGTCTGCATTTCTGATGCTAACATTTCTCAGATACCTGAACTTCTGCATTACTAGCCGCAGATTTCCAAGGTAATGACAACACTGAGCTTATATGAAGCTGCACAGAGAGTTcaagcagtttgcacagaaaccTTTGGCTGTCCTTTCTTTTGACTAACCGGCTGATGAGAACTTTGTGCAGCCCTCATGTTCAGATCTCATGTGGATCACTAAATTCTTGCTTACTGCTTTGGACAGGTGATGGTGAATACAGAGCTCCAGTTTCATGCCAAGTTCAGTCGTGACTGAAAGTTGTTACCACTCAAAGGCTGTTTGTGAAATGTGTCAGTGAGTAATGGCAGTGAGAAACGCACAATGAGTTCAATGGTTTGATGATTCCCTGAAAAGTTAAATTGCCATGACTAGTCTCCTTGGACCAGTGAGATAACCACTCTGACCATAATCCCAGGGGCTAGGATCAGAGAAGGTGAAGGGTCAGAAGTGAAGGAGAAAGCCAGGCATTTTGGAAAGGGGAAGTGCAGGCAgaaatttttccttattttcacaTTGTTGTCTTTCCGAGGTGGGAGGACTTCACAGTTGTTCTGGCTTGGGCGTCTAAGGCTCTAGGAGTGCTAAATGAATATGTAAAAGTGAGAGGAATATGTAGCTAAATCAGAAGTTCAGATTTCAGTTTGTGATGTGAATTTGACCACCAGCATTAGACATTGCAAACCTGTGAAGTAGAAAGACAGGTTCAGTCACATCCAACAATCACTAAGACAGCAGTGGGCTCCACAGGCTTTCCTGCATTTCAATGTGAAATGGCCAGCAGGTATTCATCAGCCACCAGAGGACTGTTGTGAACACAGCATCTGCCTGAGTTTTGCAAAAGAAATGCTACAGCCAAACATGAAAGCTGAAGGCAGGCCTGACAAGTCTCTGATCCTCTGCTACTAGATCTGTGTCGCAGGACAACTTCATGCTTCTGTCCACCATGTGCCAGATGCAGTCAGTCAGCTTGAGATGGGAGATATCAGCTGGCTTTGGTGCATGGGGTCATGCTGGTGGGaaggctgctgtgctgcagccacagACTTTGCTGTCTCCTGGGAGCCTGCATGCAAAGGAGATAGGCAACGCTGCACACTTACCAGTTAGGGTCTACCACTATAGTGCATTTTCCATCACACAGCCAGAGTCTCTCTTGTGCTAAAAACAAAGTTACTAAGAGATTCAAAGTCCATATGTGTCTTTCCTGAATGCCTGAGGGACAAGCTACCTACAGTGAAGGTAGTCACTGCCCTACTCTTCAGTAAGGCCACCAGTTGTCCTCCTGCCTGAATGGATCCAGGGAATGCCTATTTTGATGAACTGGGCTGAATGTTCCAGTCTCAGCTAGAGAGTTGCAGCTGAAGGCAAAGGAGGTGTTGAACCTTCTGTAACAACAGTAACTGGTGGCTGATATGCTGTGAACCTTCTTTGCTTGCTATTcaagtgtgtatatatgtagATGTAACCAGAGCATCCATCACTGCCTGGCCAAGCACAAGAAAACTCCAATGACAGTAGGAAGAACGGCAGAGCAAAGGCAGTGAAACCACTGTTCTTGAAGCTGAAAGAGAGTCAAGAAAGCAGCCATTTAGACCTCTTTTGGCTGTCTAATACTTCCTGTACTTGCTAACACAGCTTTTACCCAGAACAGTCATTTCCACAAGTCTACCTACTATTTTGTCTTAGGTCTAGGCAAAAGCTCTCATTCCTGAATGACTGTTTTGTGCTCAAAGGTTGCTATTGTCCAAAGAGACAAAAGCAAGAGTCCTGTATTAGTGGTGGACTGAATGAAGGACAGGGCTGTGGAAAAGACCCAGTGAGGTCTTCCAGCACAGAAGAGTTATTTCTGTTGCCAGGACACTCACAGTGTGTGCTTTGCCAAAGAATACTTCTCAAGACTTCCTTCTGCcacaggagaagagaaaaaggctAAAGCAGCAGTGGCTTTGTCCAGCCTGTACCTGAGCTTGCCAGGTATTGGTGGACCAAAGCTCAGCATAGTCCTGAGGCCTGAAATGTGGCAGTCTTGCAAACCACCAGAATAATATCTGAATTCAAGCTGCCTGCAAATCTCATCTGCCCTTGCAATATGGATGCTAGGGACCCCAAGGCATGGGGCCTATGACATCCTTGCAATGGCAGATGGGATAAGTGGAGGCTCCAAAGACCCTGAGATTTGTTGTGTATCAGGTGGATTCGTATTTAGTGAGCTGTGGGGTGTTCCCAGGTTCCACAACAAGCAGGTGAAAATTGGTGCATATGGGTCCTAGAGTGCTCTGGTAGGCAAACACAGTGAGCAAGCTATCGATCTGGACTTGAGTGTGGCCCCGTGTAGGTGCAGCTGGTGAGGGCTGCTTAGGGTACTTGAGGCCAGATAGTCCTGCATTCCCCCTGCACAAAGGCCTATATACAATACCTTCCAAGAGCTGGCAGTGGTACTTGCTGTAGTTCTCCACAGAATGCAGATGCAGCCGGTTACCCTGCTGTGTCTGAGAGAAGTTTTTGACAAGGAATATCTCGTAAGGGGGAATGAGGACTTCCTTCTCAGACATGTAGTGAGAAAAGCCTTGCACAGCTGCTCCCAGGCAAGTTACCACAGTGAACAAAGTTTCATTCCCAAACTTCTGCGCTTCTTTCCAGAGGCAGGAGGTGGACGTGAAATGGCCAAATCTCACTCTGCTGCCTACAATGGCCTTGATATATATGTCTTTTACACCCCGTGCATCCGGTAACACTTACGTTTCCCTATGCTCTCCTTGCTGCTCTGCCATTGCTTCATTATCTGGATGGCAGTCGTTAGGTAGAAGtgaaaatatttgaaactgaAGTTGTGTCTGTAGTGCTCTGGAGAGCTTCCAGCAATAGATGTGGCCCAGTTCAGCTGGGAGTGCAGGGAGGAGTCCATGGTGTAAGCCATGAGGACTGTGGCATGGCTCTCATGCATCTCCCTCAGCAGACCTACTGGGCTCTTTAACAAAGcctcctgagccttcttccaGAGACTCAAATAGTTCTTGTTAGCAGCTATTTCCTTTTGGAAATAGTCTCCTCGCTCCAGTTCTTCCATCATCTGCTCTCTGCACCCCAGATACTGGTCATCGTAGGAATGCAGAGCCATATCCATCATATGTTGGGACATAGCCTACAACATGAAAGCAAACCACAATTAACATCAGAAGTGTGAACTTTTTGtgaatctctgtggatgtaaGCCAGGTTTTTCCCTACCCTCTTCCTGCTTTTTGTCACTATTGGCAGAGCAAGCACAGCAGGTAGGCATCTCTGACAAGCCCTTCTTGAGCAACCTCAGGCTGTTGTCCAAACCTCATGGCAGGCAAGTACCAGTCAGGATGCCAGAGTCCTCAATTTATGAAAATAAGTGTCATTAAAAGCTTCAGCAAAGTTTGCAGCAGTATAGATATACCAGCCGGCAAGGTCTAGGAAACAATGCAGAGTTCCCCTGGGTTCTGGACACACAGAAAATGGTAAGGTATAGCTAGTCAGGCTCAGATCTGTAGAGAGTACCTCCACTGCATTCCATGGCATCGGATACAGAGAGGACAAAACTTGTGAAGAGCATTG from Apteryx mantelli isolate bAptMan1 chromosome 1, bAptMan1.hap1, whole genome shotgun sequence includes:
- the C1H12orf60 gene encoding uncharacterized protein C12orf60 homolog; the protein is MLSRLGFESEKERLLRASQDLYDLVCMYISSTNTIFRILNEHLGTNFPIISVKENFSVKENLQLLVNALKEMQVIVETKDKDVQEKISHSLYAKIAGPITSLQDKIATVKDLYENYKGVLESIMGALIAVTLKHGKLPDTVESAIHQLLNSPALCLQVSEILMDYADIAEILPQIEALSTTKGSSSSRDTPEKVKSRSQSSSSSLLTFIELVLRGHKSVKKSLKIAADYLEEAVRVLRAPCEAFHSFVKMVEAFIPLITDKLQET
- the ART4 gene encoding LOW QUALITY PROTEIN: ecto-ADP-ribosyltransferase 4 (The sequence of the model RefSeq protein was modified relative to this genomic sequence to represent the inferred CDS: inserted 1 base in 1 codon) — protein: MSAHLLASLLLLIFSLQRLAMSQHMMDMALHSYDDQYLGCREQMMEELERGDYFQKEIAANKNYLSLWKKAQEALLKSPVGLLREMHESHATVLMAYTMDSSLHSQLNWATSIAGSSPEHYRHNFSFKYFHFYLTTAIQIMKQWQSSKESIGKRKCYRMHXGVKDIYIKAIVGSRVRFGHFTSTSCLWKEAQKFGNETLFTVVTCLGAAVQGFSHYMSEKEVLIPPYEIFLVKNFSQTQQGNRLHLHSVENYSKYHCQLLEASRTVVSLPLLCRSSYCHWSFLVLGQAVMDALVTSTYIHT